In the genome of Croceimicrobium hydrocarbonivorans, one region contains:
- a CDS encoding helix-turn-helix domain-containing protein has translation MEDRQNSPSDFIKQAEEILLENLSSETFGVSELAEAMHMSRSNLLRKIKKDTELSASQFIRAYRLKQALLKLGGGASSVSEVAYEVGFGSVSYFVKCFREHYGYPPGKWEQNKIPEPQEELKTDPAKAEKKPKRNGFYYALAAVALILIAFFFLYPDAELEPALESEKSIVVLPFKNESSDSSNLYFVNGLMESTLNNLQKIEDLRVISRTSAEKFRTTALSIPEIADELQVQYLVEGSGQKVGDKVLLHIQLIDAARDEPLWAAEYHRELQDIFDLQREVAAEIADAIQVYVSEEERARIAKRPTQSLAAYDYYLQGLDPFYARTHESLQQAIGYFEKAIAEDEEFALAYADLALSYYFLDLFQREKQYTDLINQYSDQALLYDSKLDVSLIAKACYYLQVQDYRLALPHLEKALDYNPNSAAAIQMLSDFYAYYIPNSAKYVEYALKGIQLDGQAQDSTAKSYRYLQLANALVQAGFFREADAYLDQSQSLYPANPFVPHLRVFVDLVQDKDWQKAANALSRLYRRDTNAMDVLQDLAKLHYVLEDNDSAYFYFSKLVRHREANNLELYTYENAKIAYVYRALGYRAKADSLFADYVAYCEANDSKYQNAHQAIRYAYAQDWEKSLEYLEQFSQEDHIQYWFLLLEYEPLVKPMKEKAEFTRVFQQIKDRFWANHRKMREDLEGKGLLR, from the coding sequence TTCTTTTAGAGAATTTAAGTTCGGAGACATTTGGGGTTTCGGAACTAGCGGAGGCCATGCACATGAGTCGCTCCAATCTTTTGCGAAAGATTAAAAAGGACACGGAGCTGTCAGCCAGTCAGTTTATTCGCGCTTATCGCTTAAAGCAGGCCTTGCTCAAATTGGGAGGGGGAGCTTCCTCTGTTTCCGAAGTAGCCTATGAGGTAGGCTTTGGGAGTGTGAGCTATTTCGTTAAATGTTTTCGAGAACACTATGGGTATCCTCCCGGGAAATGGGAGCAGAATAAAATTCCGGAGCCACAAGAAGAGCTAAAGACAGATCCGGCGAAAGCCGAAAAAAAACCCAAAAGAAATGGTTTCTATTATGCCTTGGCAGCGGTAGCTCTAATCTTGATTGCCTTTTTCTTCCTTTATCCTGATGCGGAGCTAGAACCAGCTTTGGAATCGGAAAAGTCGATCGTGGTTTTGCCTTTTAAAAATGAAAGCAGCGATTCGAGCAATTTGTATTTCGTGAATGGCTTGATGGAGTCGACCCTCAACAATTTGCAGAAGATTGAAGATTTGCGGGTGATCAGTCGTACCTCGGCGGAGAAGTTTCGTACTACGGCATTGTCGATTCCCGAGATTGCCGATGAGCTGCAAGTGCAGTATTTGGTGGAGGGCAGTGGTCAAAAGGTGGGGGACAAGGTTTTGCTGCACATTCAGCTGATTGATGCTGCTCGCGATGAGCCATTATGGGCCGCCGAATACCATCGGGAGCTCCAGGATATATTCGATTTGCAGCGGGAGGTGGCGGCCGAAATTGCGGATGCGATTCAGGTTTATGTTTCGGAGGAGGAGCGTGCGCGCATTGCCAAGCGGCCCACTCAGAGTTTAGCGGCCTACGATTATTATTTACAGGGTTTGGATCCCTTTTATGCGCGGACCCATGAGAGTTTGCAGCAGGCGATTGGCTATTTTGAAAAGGCCATTGCCGAAGATGAAGAATTTGCTTTGGCTTATGCGGATTTGGCCTTGTCTTATTATTTCCTGGATCTTTTTCAGCGGGAAAAGCAGTACACCGACTTGATTAATCAATATTCGGATCAGGCGCTTTTATACGATTCAAAATTGGATGTAAGTCTGATAGCTAAGGCTTGCTATTATTTGCAGGTGCAGGATTATCGCCTGGCCTTACCGCATTTGGAAAAGGCTTTGGATTACAATCCTAATTCGGCGGCGGCCATTCAAATGCTTTCGGATTTTTACGCTTATTATATTCCCAATAGCGCCAAATATGTGGAGTATGCCTTAAAGGGAATTCAGTTGGATGGTCAGGCTCAGGATTCTACCGCCAAGAGTTATCGCTATTTGCAATTGGCCAATGCTTTGGTGCAGGCGGGATTTTTTAGGGAGGCGGATGCTTATTTGGATCAGTCGCAAAGTTTATACCCAGCCAATCCATTTGTTCCGCATTTAAGGGTTTTTGTGGATTTGGTGCAGGATAAGGATTGGCAAAAGGCGGCCAATGCCCTTAGCCGCTTATACCGACGCGACACTAATGCCATGGATGTGCTGCAAGACCTGGCTAAACTGCATTATGTGCTGGAGGATAATGACAGTGCCTATTTTTATTTCTCTAAATTGGTGCGACATCGCGAAGCGAATAATTTGGAACTCTATACCTATGAAAATGCCAAGATCGCCTATGTGTATCGCGCCTTGGGCTATAGGGCTAAGGCTGACAGCTTATTCGCGGATTATGTAGCCTACTGTGAGGCTAATGATTCGAAATATCAGAATGCGCATCAGGCGATCCGTTATGCCTATGCTCAGGATTGGGAGAAGTCATTGGAGTATTTGGAGCAATTCTCGCAAGAAGACCATATTCAATATTGGTTCCTTTTATTGGAGTATGAGCCCTTGGTAAAGCCCATGAAAGAGAAGGCTGAATTTACTAGGGTTTTCCAGCAGATTAAAGATCGCTTTTGGGCGAATCATAGGAAGATGCGGGAGGATTTGGAGGGAAAGGGTTTATTGCGCTAA